In the Silene latifolia isolate original U9 population chromosome 1, ASM4854445v1, whole genome shotgun sequence genome, AATTATTTGTCCTCCTCGTCTTAGTCTTTGTCCAAAATTCAAAGATAAAAAATGACGAGGCGAAGGAAGTTTGACAACATATCTTACTTTAATCAGAACAAAAATGTTAAAACCATTTAAATAAACAATGTCTAGTCTCTGACGGCAAATGTAACCCTTTTTTTGGagaaatgtgagtatattataAAAATGCATATCAATTTACAAAGTTATAGGAGATACTAAACATAAGCACATGATCAAATTATATGAGATTTTTCCTTTCTAACCATTCTATATCATCAACCTTCAACTGTTGCTTATCCCTGCCTCTAATCCTGATTCTCATATCATTTACGATCATATTAGCAAGCGTTTCTAGCCTTTGGAGAACCAACTCCATTATGCTCTTATTACGCTGCTGCCACACCTGATACAGTGCACTCAACACCAACGCAATATGAACTCCTATTTGGACCTTGGTACCTAATCTATGGATACACCATTCCATGATACCAGTCTTAGGAATGCATCCCCCAGTGCATTGATTCACCACCTGCACTACTTTCCTGCTGTATAAGCAAGCAAAAAATAAGTGAGACTGAGTTTCAGTAGTCTGGCCACACAGGTAACAGTTATCATCAGCATCAATCCCACACAACACCAGCTTGATGTTAGTATGCATTGCCTCATGTTCCCATAGCCACCCCATGAAGTTATATATGCTTAGGCATACTCCATCTGCTCCATACTACACTTCGCCATATGACCTCAGGTTTGAGGCCTCTTATCCACTTATAGCAGTTAGCAGGGGTGTATCCCTCAGGTTGGACTTGCCATTTCCCATTAATGTACCATGCATCTATTTCCTGATTCACCCTGCAAATTCTCCTCTAAACCCGGCTAGAATTAGTGCTTGGTTTGTATTCCAGCCAGTCCTTCCCCCTCAGATAATTGTAGTTCACCCAATAGACCCAGATAGTGTCCTTTTTCTCATACACCTAGTCCAGGAGTGTACCACCCATTGCTTTATTCCAAATCTCATGATACCTAAGGCCAACCCCTTATTCCTCCTTTGGTCTGCATATTTTGTCCCATGCCACTAAAGAAAATCTTCTGTAGTCAGCACTTCCATCCCATAAGAAATTCCTGCAAGTTGCCTCAATTTTATTGATTATTACTTTGAGAAGAATGAACATAGAAGCTCAATAAGAGCAAAGAGAGTTAAGCACAGCTTGAACCAAGGTCAACTTTCCAGCATAGGAAAATTTTCTGGCCCCATAACTATGGAATCTATTGCAGATCTTCTCAACAAAGCATTCATAGTCCTTCTTCTTCAGCCTAGTGGTTTGAATAGGCATGCCCAAGTATCTGAATGGCAACTCTCCTTCACTGAAGCCAGAAACTCTCAGAATCTCCAGCTTGAGCTGATCAGAAACCCCACAGAAGTAAGCATTAGATTTAGCAGCACTAACCTTCAATCATGTGGCTTTGGAGAAAGTGGAGAAGGATTTCAGGAGCAACATCATAGAAGTAGCATCCCCTCTACTGAACATACGGACACCATCAACAAACATTAGATTTGTGAGACTCATTTGTTTGCACATAGGATGAAAACcacttcaccaaaaaaaaaaacataggaTGAAAACCAAAGTCAAACTTGGCTGCTGCATACTTAAGAGTTCTTGTCAAATATTCCATGTAAAGGGTAAAAAATGAGAAGAGATAGAGGATCTCCTTGTCGCAAGCCTCTCTTCCTAGGGAAATATACAAACATCTCACCTTTAATAGATAAATAAAAAGAAGCAGTAGTGATACATTGCATAACCATACTCCTAATACCTGTAGGGAACTGCAACATATTCAGAAGATTTTCCACAAAATCCCATTCCACAGTAGCATACGCTTTCTGCAGGTCTATCTTGAACATACATCTAGGAGATATTGATGGTCTTTCATACAGTCTAATCAAGTTCTGACAAATCAAAATATTCTCTTGTATACTTCTATGTTGTATAAATGCCCCCTGTTTTTATCAACAATCTGAGTAGCACCTCTACCAATCTAGCACATAGTAGTTTTGATATAAATTTGTAAACTACATTACAACAAGAAATTGAACAAAACTGCATCACATTCTGAGGCCTTTCACACTTGGGTATCAGGGTTAAGTTGGTAGCATTAAGTTGCTTAAGAAGTTTCCCATGTGTGAATAAATCCATGACAGCAGTGATGACATCATTACTTATCACCCCCTATGGATCTTTGAAAAACTTGCTCGTGTATCCATCGGGACATGGTGATTTTATATCAGGTATACTAAAAAGAGCTTATTTTATCTCTACAGTAGTAAGAAGGTTTAAGCAAAAGAGCATGATGATCAGTAGTACACCTTGGACCTTGATCAAGGATCTTCTTATGTATCTTATTATTCTCTTGACTTGAACCTAACAAATCCTGGTACTAGTCTAGGAAGGCAGTCTGTACTTAATTAACAGTATAACATAAATTTCCATTCATATCCTCTATCATGATCACATTGTTCTTATTCCTTCTATTCTTTATAGTGTTCTGAAAATAAGCACTATTAGGCCATGTTcatttggacttaatttcagatCTAATAAGTCcagctcagttcagttcagttgtggttaatgttgtaattagtgtcacataattagaataattgcattataacatgtttagtggatAATAGCATCATTAAGGACATAAGTATGTCGGTTGAATTGAATTGTAACATGATGATGcctgcattttatatagactttttgtaccatatttgcacgcatttgtatgcatatttagtagtgtttaccTATAAATGTCTACCGAATtatctactttgatttctcttATATTATTTTCAGGTATGGACCGGAGAGGagcgtaatcaagcctaaaacatgtccctatgcatgcatttaggagatgagttgagtcggagcttggagactactattttgagatgcgctgtaacaccccgtaattttgaagacctttattatattttaaaagtaatattttaatctattttaatttaatattaatttatttgaaataaaatttatttgataaaatataatcttattttattttgaagaaatgtaattatttttgatagtttagaaatgtttaaaagtgatttaaactatatttaaaccttttcctttaataaaatagatttcggataaaagtcgtaaaattgggattttcccatttcttacagtcgttgggtaaacgagtttggatattgggcatatgagtacttaatcgtttagtaaaatcgtgtttaagaactttaatattctcggaaatcgcgttcgacgaatatttctaatttccgtcgaaacgaaccaaaacgtaaacaattgaaactcacccaaacaccctaccccaaaccatgcaccctccattctccatgggtctcctcttcatctttcatttcctaaattctcattctctctcttcctttcatcaaacaccaaattcatctaaaaaatcctccttacaatctctaaatccaccataaatccttcatttctccaccaaatctcataaaaattatatatttggaatcctctcttcaatcctcatctactagtaagctttatttttatttcccccaatttttgtttaagacacttttttttagggttttcgaatttaagcttaataattgtgtttttgttgttcttataggtgaagaatttgaagatgagttaggtgactcatatattgtagaagatgatgagtggtttcggtttctagggctctttctcaagtgttattgttctctttttctagcttaaggtaactattccgagttactcgacgaattaatgtcacattagtagttgtatttgttgtttgttgctgttgttgttgttgtttgagacgatcttgttgataaatgaatgaatggagtaagatgagtatgcttatgtttaatttatgttacccatttgtatattattgtttggaacaaatttggatgaggaattatgtgttgtgaaaagtccgtgttttggctgcaacgcgtcagtaccagaccgagacggtttccaatgtttacaaaaatatgacagattgaacgacatcgaaaaattaggtggtttagccacttgaatcactcaattcggagtccgtataagtaaatggcgtcgttttatcgattaaaatttatagaaaagtttatccttgtgtgagacggttatttatgctattttattatgcgagaattttatGGAAttatttattttgtaagttggaatgttttctttatgttgatagtgttcacatgatagaaattggaaatagcatgagaatgatattgtgatgaattttgtgatttgggccaaagtaggtcAAGACTCTGagtgggccagattgaccgaacgagtttggtcaaactaggtttaaaccggtcaacctcgatttgaccgatgacccgtcgcgggactcgggtcgagggtttgtctttgaggtgagattggttgttattggatgttttatgttatgccttgatgtttgtaattatcatttcacatgttggttgttggatgctttggatgccttatgcttgagtcttgttgcctctctgccattttagcttgttctcatggattatggtattgttggttagctggaatttggattattattgatattggagatattgttggattgtcagctgaatattctcttgcgtagtctttcatatgctagggtgtgtatgatcatttgtgtgtgtgcaagtttggactctttgcccctcttatggttaattgggtgtcctacttgtcttgtgtggtgtgggctaaagtattcaagctgggactaggtcctaggtgagtatttcggccttcgtcatagataggcccttatagtctttgacgagtgtatgttcacagcttaatagcctttgtgtcttagcttggtgggcttatatccaagttagggtatgacctcctgacgtactcttagaagtatgtggtcagcttaagtactagccaaccctttggtggactccttaggggtactcatgtggtgttatcatgggtcttggatgcggtagtttccgcatgtcgctaggtctgcacaggtttaggactagggtgtttaccttacctcgtggtatagactcgagttacagagtgactattgaccgtcctaagaaattatgcctgtctctagatatattgtcctttcttgattgatgattctatgaatcatagaaggtgagatgcaagccggctatggttgatagagtttggattcctggatgttatgtgattcacatgatagtgtagtataagtcggtctagtattcacatgctaggactatgtgttgttatattgttgttcacatgataagcacgattgtctagcatctatatgctaaggctatgtgttattcatattcatattcttatgtttacatgttatattaattatgacatttcgtggtcgggagaactcggagttactccccaccgaccgtggctttcgtatttgtataaaatgcgattgtgggtaggtgatgcatatatggggtacatggacgagctagcgagcaaagtaaccttgggacctagattggctttattttattgtgacccttaaacactttttatgtcatatactttttagggacatatgtctccctttttcatatttgggttgtataactttgtttcgcgactttagcgttgttttatttatgagatttattttagaccttgcatgtttgacaccttcccatttagatatttttataacaggttcaggttttaaaaattacaggtttttacccaaatgaacctattacaaacatatccatgcagtttttatctagaattacaTGTTTACTTTTctgcaataaatgagggtgtcacagttggtatcagagcatatttgctcccgatgcacgtttgtgcacccccaatataaataacttgaccttaaaataataaacttgagagatgggtaggatgggtagacttaggaccttatgttgtagcctctttgtgattgctatttgttaggtgctaaccaatATTCTTTTTTTTTGCAAGATGGCCCCTTCAAGaaacgtagataatgcaatcttacaagctaggtttgttaattgttagttattaattttcatgccgttgaagctatgaccgtgatcttactcgttggtgaccaagattgagtggccgttgccgaatgttgaagattagttatgccaaatgaagaatgcttccactttctcgatatttcttttcgtattcagtgtaccttaccttaatctttcaatctcgttgtttattcgtctttctaattcctcttctctcgccttggtaactactcttctattctttctcccgattcacccttggttcgttttcttcttataataagagtcctggtggacaccttccttttattccgcgggatagtcaccttgttcaagagaacccggtttgaGAGAATGTTTTTAACTGAGCCTCGTACCTTGGGGTGagtgaatgtatcattggagggcgtgaactagttgagaaattgattgtttaaggtttgagttgtatatgagaagataacttgggatcctttggttagtcttgttagttgtgcttgatgtgagagcctagtgagttgagaaacaccttgggatttatgtctattgagagcttgtttgttataggtgattgagcatgggtactaccttagcacataagttggaatgaacctaagctacttcatttgagagtctcgattttcttgtggagaattaaaggaatgatagttagccccaatctttgtaggccttgaaaggaatacaataggacattgacgttgcttaatggattggtatcgtactttggaattagttagtttgtttaactttttgagttgaccaaatctagtacaGAGTAGCCCTTATTGACcttttgaaatttgagaacacgtggttgaccttattaatcatatctgaatttgggaattttggtgaaAAATTATTCGATggagttcgtgagttcaaagatgcgattctaatttatggtatcgaagactagaagtacgaagtggtgagatgatagtgtaaacaagccatggtacttggggatgacataacaagtgaagttcgatgacgagaattgtaaaggagatactttgggacttggatggtaacaaatgaatttgtgtggtgaattgattttggctcttggaaccaattgagttgaggaatacctaccattgtggagtccttgttagtcctatgatttggtagacttttgaggctttgttgagAACCTTAGTGATATAACCTTATCAtagcgatcataagctttgaggagGGTTTgtttaagcggtaaccctttcattatgccgcttctgttctcctctccttctctttagcgttcgttgaaccctgtttttatgccgaagtttacgtatcttcttcttgcccgagatatcttcttaactcgagtaccctcttatttctgtcaaccgttatctttacggtccgaccCCTTAGTTTTCTAAATTGTCATGCTCATGCACCCTtcaaaaatattttaccgtttctctattccgttatcactccttatctccttagtatagttggtaccttgttgaccatgtttacagagttagtgggatgtgatttgaggatttttgtattttgatttttgtcgggaattggtgtaggagtttgtgtctgtatttgaccATGTGATATGAGAGTTAGATTTTTGATTgaattcttatgatggcaatgttgtagtctccttgcgatttgaggttcgcgtgatttggtggtataagactcactttggcttcgatttgatg is a window encoding:
- the LOC141588065 gene encoding uncharacterized protein LOC141588065, which gives rise to MFKIDLQKAYATVEWDFVENLLNMLQFPTGREACDKEILYLFSFFTLYMEYLTRTLKYAAAKFDFGFHPMFFFLVKWFSSYVQTNESHKSNVSAAKSNAYFCGVSDQLKLEILRVSGFSEGELPFRYLGMPIQTTRLKKKDYECFVEKICNRFHSYGARKFSYAGKLTLVQAVLNSLCSY